The DNA sequence ACGCGCCGATCCACCTCACCCACATCTCGACGGCGGGCAGCGTGGAGATCATCGAGCGCGCGAAGCGGAGGTTCAGGAAGATCACCTGCGACACGTGCCCCCATTATTTCACGCTCACCGATGAGGCAACCCTCACCTATGACACGAACACGAAGGTGAATCCTCCCTTGAGGTCTCAGGACGACGTCAATGCCATCAAGGAAGGGCTCCGCAAGGGGACCATCGATATCATCGCCACCGACCACGCGCCTCACGAATTCACCTCCAAGGATGTCGAGTTCGACCTGGCGACCTTCGGTATCTCGGGCTTCGAGACGGCCCTTGCGCTGTCGCTGGGCCTCGTCCGGGAGGACATCCTCGACCTGAAGGGCCTTCTCATGAAGATGACCGCCAATCCGGCGAAATTGCTGGGCCTCGAGGCCGGCGTCATAAGCGAAGGAGCCCCGGCCGATATCATCGTCTTCGACCCCGATATGGAATGGACGGTCGACAGAAAGTCCTTCGCCTCGAAGGGAAAGAAC is a window from the Syntrophorhabdus sp. genome containing:
- a CDS encoding amidohydrolase family protein is translated as APIHLTHISTAGSVEIIERAKRRFRKITCDTCPHYFTLTDEATLTYDTNTKVNPPLRSQDDVNAIKEGLRKGTIDIIATDHAPHEFTSKDVEFDLATFGISGFETALALSLGLVREDILDLKGLLMKMTANPAKLLGLEAGVISEGAPADIIVFDPDMEWTVDRKSFASKGKNTPFHGMTLRGRNLFTMVDGKIVYNELG